One genomic segment of Primulina tabacum isolate GXHZ01 chromosome 9, ASM2559414v2, whole genome shotgun sequence includes these proteins:
- the LOC142504303 gene encoding uncharacterized protein LOC142504303 produces MAPTRITANQNNTNVQGENNNRISGADSPPPNGPQPTIHLTTEELQKIITDAVKMATAKKATFHHASHPEQQHEQPRREERREEEGESSAGSKSPTVAEELEELRKKVKMLEGHVGSKGNAPVAKGCPFSDIIVREPLPGHFKSAKIKDYDGSSDPEEHLARFENMAMLHCYGDQIKCKVFLTTLIDSAQRWFEGLAPQSILSFEDFQKVFLHQFSSSKKYKRTAFSLFEVKQRPEETLRAYIKRFNRVALDVPACAPETKTTAFTQGLLEGDFFRSLTKKLPGDFEDLLSRAEKYINMEEAQHLKREALKRARGDRAVRPEERNNKRNGTGHLSHVPLRTARGMEVQECSSDVAPLPSITPRPVRSEKVRYCTLHKECSHNTNECRSLRKGFRKHAEPESRHTREEPRSPPWVSRRPGPNVPRRSAISSGSRRTEGNSREEKSRQVEREDLPPIRGVIKMISGGSTDGDSNRARKARGRRVCLEVGGRNRSEPVISFGPEDLRGVSLPHNDALVIQARVANYDVLRVFVDNGSSVNVIFKEALVQMDLHEYPLEVVATALFGFAGHAVYPKGEITLPLTLGSGDLRKTVMTVFTIVDAPSSYNVILGRPAMNEIRAVASTYHQKIKFPIRGQVGEVKGDQPSSRKCYGETIRVDQKRARREDRGKKMAQGAKEVEGNEVNFVAEDEQEVVEIKPGKSIRVARDLEDSTRVKLLACLKTNISIFAWSQQELVGISPKVAEHKLNIIPGSRPIKQKKRHFGPEKDKIIEGQVKEMLGAGHVREVQFPTWLSNVVLVPKATGKWRMCVDFLGSEQSLPEGLLSASSNRSVGRFNFRL; encoded by the coding sequence atggctcctacCAGAATAACAGCAAATCAAAACAACACTAATGTTCAAGGagaaaacaacaatcgtatctCTGGTGCTGATAGTCCTCCCCCTAATGGTCCTCAGCCTACTATTCATTTAACCACCGAGGAGTTACAGAAGATTATAACTGATGCTGTTAAAATGGCCACGGCAAAGAAGGCCACTTTTCACCATGCCAGTCATCCCGAGCAACAACATGAACAGCCGCGAAGGGAAGAAAGAAGGGAAGAGGAGGGGGAATCGAGCGCGGGTTCTAAGTCTCCCACTGTTGCGGAAGAATTGGAAGAATTAAGGAAAAAAGTGAAAATGTTAGAAGGGCATGTTGGTTCTAAGGGCAACGCTCCGGTTGCAAAAGGTTGCCCATTTTCTGACATCATTGTTCGGGAACCATTACCCGGGCATTTCAAGTCGGCTAAAATCAAGGACTACGATGGGAGTTCTGACCCCGAAGAGCATCTCGCTCGTTTTGAAAACATGGCTATGTTGCATTGTTATGGGGACCAAATTAAATGCAAAGTATTTCTAACCACTCTGATTGACTCGGCTCAAAGGTGGTTTGAGGGTTTAGCTCCTCAAAGTATTCTTTCTTTCGAAGATTTTCAGAAGGTGTTCTTACATCAGTTCAGCAGTAGTAAGAAATATAAAAGAACCGCCTTTAGCCTATTCGAGGTAAAGCAGCGCCCGGAGGAAACTCTAAGGGCTTATATCAAAAGATTCAACCGAGTAGCCTTAGACGTGCCTGCTTGCGCTCCCGAAACGAAAACTACTGCCTTCACGCAAGGATTGCTAGAAGGGGATTTCTTTCGCTCCCTCACCAAAAAACTACCCGGAGATTTCGAAGATCTTTTATCCCGGGCAGAAAAGTACATCAATATGGAAGAAGCCCAGCACCTGAAGAGAGAAGCATTGAAGAGAGCAAGGGGAGACCGGGCTGTCAGACCTGAGGAAAGAAATAACAAGAGGAATGGTACCGGGCATCTTTCTCATGTTCCCTTGAGAACTGCCCGGGGTATGGAAGTTCAAGAATGTAGTTCGGATGTGGCCCCACTCCCTAGTATCACACCCCGACCGGTCCGCTCAGAGAAGGTCAGATATTGCACCCTACATAAAGAATGCTCCCACAACACGAATGAATGCCGATCCCTAAGGAAGGGATTTAGGAAGCATGCTGAGCCGGAATCTCGCCATACTCGGGAGGAGCCCAGGTCGCCGCCCTGGGTATCGCGGCGACCTGGACCGAATGTTCCTAGGAGATCGGCTATCTCCAGTGGAAGCAGGAGAACAGAAGGGAACTCTCGGGAAGAAAAAAGCAGACAAGTGGAACGAGAAGACCTTCCCCCTATCCGGGGAGTGATCAAAATGATTTCGGGAGGATCTACTGATGGTGACTCCAACCGAGCCAGGAAAGCTAGGGGTAGAAGAGTGTGTTTAGAAGTTGGTGGGAGAAATCGAAGTGAGCCGGTTATTAGTTTTGGCCCGGAAGACCTCAGAGGAGTCAGCCTACCTCATAATGATGCTCTGGTTATTCAGGCCCGGGTCGCtaattatgatgtgttgagAGTTTTTGTGGATAATGGGAGTTCTGTTAATGTTATTTTCAAGGAAGCCCTGGTCCAGATGGATTTACATGAGTATCCGCTGGAAGTAGTTGCGACGGCTCTGTTCGGCTTTGCCGGTCATGCTGTATATCCTAAAGGGGAAATCACTTTACCCCTAACACTTGGAAGTGGAGATTTGAGGAAGACAGTTATGACAGTTTTCACCATAGTAGATGCCCCATCTTCGTATAACGTAATCCTTGGAAGGCCAGCTATGAACGAGATAAGAGCTGTAGCCTCCACTTATCACCAGAAGATCAAGTTCCCGATACGAGGGCAGGTGGGAGAGGTTAAAGGAGACCAACCCTCATCCCGGAAATGCTATGGTGAAACAATCCGAGTAGACCAGAAAAGGGCAAGAAGGGAGGACAGGGGAAAGAAAATGGCCCAGGGAGCAAAGGAGGTAGAGGGAAATGAAGTAAATTTTGTGGCAGAGGACGAGCAAGAGGTGGTCGAAATAAAGCCAGGAAAAAGTATCCGAGTGGCCCGAGACCTGGAAGACTCCACCCGGGTAAAACTCCTAGCCTGTCTAAAAACTAACATCTCCATTTTTGCATGGTCCCAACAGGAACTTGTGGGAATATCACCCAAAGTAGCCGAGCACAAACTAAACATCATCCCCGGATCTCGACCTATAAAACAGAAGAAGAGGCACTTCGGGCCCGAAAAAGACAAAATCATAGAAGGGCAGGTGAAGGAAATGTTGGGAGCCGGCCACGTCAGGGAAGTCCAATTTCCCACATGGCTCTCTAATGTGGTCCTTGTCCCTAAAGCCACAGGgaagtggaggatgtgtgtAGATTTTCTGGGATCTGAACAAAGCTTGCCCGAAGGATTGTTATCCGCTTCCTCGAATCGATCAGTTGGTAGATTCAACTTCCGGCTTTGA